One window of the Trifolium pratense cultivar HEN17-A07 linkage group LG2, ARS_RC_1.1, whole genome shotgun sequence genome contains the following:
- the LOC123907650 gene encoding probable rRNA-processing protein EBP2 homolog, translated as MVGPLVNDDPMIDGEPEDLDEEISQSESDSEEDVKLAEPSKTAVNNRDALLDKLGDISWPENVDWKQKLSIDIDQEQEVDVNDDLTRELAFYTQALEGTRQAFEKLDSMGLPFLRPADYYAEMVKADNHMEKVKSRLLEEKRKMEEAEERRKAREAKRISKEIQSQKLKERAKQKKEDIESVKKWRKQRQQSGFADGAEGPDKAFDFEDGKSFERSKKKRPGVSPGDRSGGKAKQAIGKGKTKNRRDTKNSKFGFGGRKGSKKQNTADTTNDFGGFSKGAAAGNKKRKR; from the coding sequence ATGGTGGGGCCTTTGGTTAACGATGATCCAATGATTGACGGTGAACCCGAAGACTTGGATGAGGAAATATCACagtcagaatcagattcagaagaaGATGTAAAACTAGCTGAACCATCGAAAACTGCAGTGAATAACAGAGATGCTTTATTAGATAAACTTGGAGATATAAGCTGGCCTGAGAATGTGGATTGGAAGCAGAAGCTCTCCATTGATATTGATCAAGAGCAGGAAGTAGATGTGAACGATGATTTGACACGAGAGCTAGCGTTTTACACACAGGCATTGGAGGGAACTAGGCAGGCTTTTGAGAAGCTAGATTCAATGGGTCTCCCTTTCTTGAGACCTGCTGATTATTACGCGGAAATGGTGAAGGCAGATAACCACATGGAAAAGGTGAAAAGTCGGTTATTAGAAGAGAAGCGGAAGATGGAAGAAGCTGAGGAGAGAAGAAAGGCTAGGGAGGCAAAGAGAATTTCTAAAGAGATTCAGTCACAGAAATTGAAAGAAAGGGCTAAGCAGAAAAAGGAAGACATTGAATCTGTTAAGAAGTGGAGGAAGCAGAGACAGCAGAGTGGGTTTGCTGACGGTGCTGAAGGTCCAGATAAGGCTTTCGACTTTGAGGATGGAAAATCGTTTGAGAGATCAAAGAAGAAAAGGCCTGGAGTGTCTCCAGGTGATCGGTCAGGAGGTAAGGCTAAGCAAGCCATTGGAAAGGGAAAGACTAAAAATAGAAGAGATACTAAAAATTCCAAATTTGGTTTTGGAGGCCGGAAGGGATCGAAGAAGCAGAATACAGCTGACACAACTAATGATTTTGGTGGATTCAGTAAGGGTGCTGCTGCTGGAAATAAGAAGAGGAAGAGATAA